The following proteins are encoded in a genomic region of Dyadobacter sp. UC 10:
- a CDS encoding S41 family peptidase produces MKKNLIVLTFLCLPFLSAAQEQPAATDFNLDFEKKTPGQTLPDKWIQWGTGYQLFTDSTEKHNGKNAVLIKAPSPIPPGKFGCVATTIPAAYSGKEIELRGYLKFKDVTSGWVGLVMQIDGNTGTLQLNNMQKEGIRGTADWKEYHIKLPYPRSAAKIHVGALTTGPGELWVDDLELLIDGKPFYEAPAKQPFAAELDKEFDKGSNIVIDNLTPALVADLSDLGKLWGFLKYYHPAVKHGNHNWDYALFRILPQLTNAKSKVAKEKALYQWIKKLGPVQPGTAQPDIADAKLKPTLEWLSNPSIGKELRALLDTIKNAQKTDESYYIGQYPGVGNPEFKNEHPYPQMQYSDSGYRLLGLYRYWNMIEYFFPYKYLIKEDWQAVLTEFIPKFIKATDETSYKLAALELIGKVQDTHANVYNQQGALNRYFGEKYAPAQLTFIENKPVVTDYYNAALGEKSGLKIGDIVEKINGKTIAQLIKEKLPYSPASNYPTQLRVLASNLLRTNDSTISVSIRRNDKVQDLTVPAFGTNQVNIYANYNKTDTCFKMINPDIAYLYPGKWKNAYMSKLTPEISKSKGLIIDMRCYPSDFMVFSFGPYLLPEAKPFVKFTIGSIQSPGIFTFTPNLSIGRSNPEYYKGKIILIINENTQSQAEYTSMTFKTAPNITVIGSTTAGADGNLSAIVLPGNIRTGISGVGIYYPDGKETQQVGIVPDLEVKPTIQGITAGKDELLDKAVMLLSESK; encoded by the coding sequence ATGAAAAAAAATTTAATCGTCCTCACATTCCTCTGCCTCCCTTTTCTCTCCGCAGCCCAGGAACAACCGGCCGCAACCGATTTCAATCTCGACTTTGAGAAAAAAACGCCCGGACAAACCCTGCCCGATAAATGGATTCAGTGGGGAACGGGTTATCAGCTTTTTACTGACAGCACGGAGAAGCACAACGGCAAAAACGCAGTGCTGATAAAAGCGCCGTCTCCTATCCCGCCAGGCAAGTTCGGTTGTGTTGCAACCACTATACCGGCAGCTTATTCAGGTAAAGAAATCGAGCTGAGGGGTTATCTGAAATTCAAAGATGTAACGAGCGGCTGGGTAGGATTGGTGATGCAGATCGACGGAAATACCGGCACACTGCAACTGAATAATATGCAAAAAGAAGGCATTCGAGGGACGGCGGACTGGAAAGAATACCACATCAAACTGCCATACCCCCGCAGTGCCGCGAAAATACATGTAGGCGCGCTGACTACCGGGCCAGGTGAACTGTGGGTGGATGATCTGGAATTATTGATTGACGGTAAGCCATTTTACGAAGCACCTGCCAAACAACCGTTTGCGGCTGAGCTCGATAAGGAGTTTGACAAAGGCTCCAATATCGTCATCGATAACTTGACCCCGGCACTCGTTGCGGATTTGTCCGATCTGGGCAAATTATGGGGCTTTCTCAAATATTATCATCCGGCTGTAAAACACGGCAATCATAACTGGGATTACGCGCTTTTCAGGATTTTGCCCCAACTGACAAATGCAAAATCAAAAGTTGCAAAAGAGAAGGCTTTATATCAATGGATCAAAAAACTGGGGCCTGTCCAACCAGGTACTGCACAGCCGGATATAGCAGACGCAAAATTAAAACCTACGCTGGAATGGCTCTCGAATCCTTCGATTGGAAAAGAACTGCGGGCTTTGCTCGATACGATTAAAAATGCACAAAAAACAGACGAAAGCTATTATATCGGACAGTATCCGGGAGTCGGAAACCCTGAATTCAAGAATGAACACCCCTACCCGCAAATGCAGTATTCCGACTCAGGTTACAGGCTGCTTGGCTTGTACCGGTACTGGAATATGATCGAATATTTTTTCCCTTATAAATACCTGATCAAAGAAGACTGGCAGGCAGTTTTGACTGAATTTATACCCAAATTCATCAAGGCAACCGACGAAACTTCTTACAAACTGGCAGCACTCGAACTGATCGGCAAAGTGCAGGACACACATGCTAATGTGTATAATCAACAGGGGGCGCTTAACAGGTATTTTGGGGAGAAATACGCCCCGGCGCAGCTTACTTTTATCGAAAACAAGCCGGTAGTGACGGACTATTACAATGCGGCGCTTGGTGAAAAATCGGGACTAAAAATCGGGGATATTGTTGAAAAGATCAATGGAAAAACGATTGCGCAACTGATTAAGGAAAAACTGCCCTACTCACCGGCGTCCAACTATCCCACCCAGCTCAGAGTACTGGCCTCCAACCTGTTACGAACCAATGACTCTACCATTTCTGTAAGCATCAGGCGGAACGATAAGGTTCAGGATCTTACCGTCCCGGCATTTGGCACAAACCAGGTCAATATCTACGCGAATTACAATAAGACGGACACCTGTTTTAAAATGATCAACCCGGATATTGCCTATTTGTATCCCGGAAAATGGAAAAACGCTTACATGTCAAAACTCACTCCTGAGATCTCCAAAAGCAAAGGTCTTATTATTGATATGAGGTGCTACCCTTCTGATTTCATGGTTTTTAGCTTTGGACCATATCTGCTCCCTGAGGCAAAACCTTTCGTTAAATTCACAATAGGAAGCATTCAATCTCCCGGAATATTCACTTTTACCCCAAACCTGAGCATCGGTAGGTCCAACCCGGAATATTACAAAGGGAAAATCATCCTGATCATCAACGAAAACACCCAAAGTCAGGCGGAATATACTTCAATGACATTCAAAACCGCCCCGAATATCACTGTAATCGGTAGTACCACTGCCGGGGCAGACGGAAACCTTTCGGCCATTGTTCTCCCCGGAAATATCCGCACCGGCATCAGCGGGGTCGGCATTTATTACCCCGACGGAAAAGAGACCCAGCAAGTAGGAATTGTGCCGGATCTGGAAGTAAAACCCACTATTCAAGGCATTACAGCAGGGAAAGACGAATTGCTCGACAAAGCGGTGATGTTGCTTTCTGAGAGTAAATAG
- a CDS encoding ArsR/SmtB family transcription factor: MRRDVFQAIADPTRRAILSLIALQAMTPNALAEHFDTSRQAVSKHIKILTECQLVTQQLSGREILYHFNAKQMKEVDQWLQQFKKLWEDRFSQLDQVLLNLKPDDYEK, encoded by the coding sequence ATCAGGAGAGACGTATTTCAAGCCATCGCAGACCCTACAAGGAGAGCTATCCTAAGTTTAATCGCATTACAGGCTATGACACCCAATGCATTGGCTGAGCATTTTGATACCAGCAGACAGGCGGTTTCAAAACATATTAAAATATTGACCGAATGCCAGCTCGTAACCCAACAACTTTCTGGCAGGGAAATTTTGTATCATTTTAACGCAAAGCAAATGAAGGAGGTAGATCAGTGGCTGCAACAATTCAAAAAGCTTTGGGAAGATCGTTTTAGTCAGCTAGACCAGGTATTACTTAACTTAAAACCAGACGATTATGAAAAGTAA
- a CDS encoding response regulator, producing the protein MILETRDASPNQPVGNFLSGIKERSDHLMNLFLPGYFLIGLILAAFYDTWFIAVGVGGTLLIAYYSIKFALPNSDLYQYVLSTALGIFMAQFIYQMHGLFEMHFFAFIGSAVLITYQKWKLQVPIMVVVLVHHAVFGYLQNTGLTEIYFTRLSYFDLLTFTIHILLAAAIFFICGLWSYMLNKFYKMHIDQTMQMAELQKEVQLSLVRKQNEEIQKRANDRLRQSNAELEKARQEADKANQAKSVFLATMSHEIRTPMNGVIGMAALLQETKLSEEQRMFTETIATCGETLINVINDILDFSKIESGNLELENEDFNLRQNIEDVLDIFGGKAAKLGLDLVYQIDEHIPAQVVGDQLRLRQILINLIGNAMKFTEQGEVCVFVTQEKTGADGSLQLRFDVRDTGIGISKDKMNRLFKAFSQVDSSTTRKYGGSGLGLAISEKLVKLMGGEIMVTSEIDKGSTFSFTFKTTEGTRELPSYTDHDMDEHRGKKVLLVDDNATNLAILKRQMQNWKLEPMLAASGAEALEILFSNQEIDLVITDMQMPAMDGVTLGANIRRYTPETPIILLSSIGEELKDKHRQLFSSVLSKPIRQHILSTHIMNALQKKFLQKTEHATQNKLSTEFSKRYPLEMLVAEDNKINQHVIVRILQKLGYEPDIAKDGQEALQASNHKNYDLILMDMQMPVMDGIEATHLIRKTLVHQPVIVALTANALEGTQQQCLDAGMDDYLSKPIKLEELMSKIRKWARESVKS; encoded by the coding sequence ATGATATTGGAAACAAGAGACGCTTCGCCCAACCAGCCGGTTGGTAATTTTCTTTCCGGGATCAAAGAGCGATCCGACCATCTGATGAATTTGTTCCTGCCCGGTTATTTCCTGATCGGCCTGATTCTGGCGGCATTTTATGACACCTGGTTTATCGCTGTTGGCGTGGGCGGAACATTACTCATTGCTTACTATTCCATCAAGTTCGCCCTGCCGAATTCCGACCTCTACCAATACGTTCTGAGTACGGCCCTGGGGATTTTTATGGCGCAGTTCATTTATCAGATGCATGGGCTGTTCGAAATGCACTTTTTTGCATTCATAGGCAGTGCCGTGCTGATCACCTATCAGAAATGGAAACTGCAGGTTCCTATTATGGTTGTAGTGCTGGTACATCATGCCGTTTTCGGGTATCTGCAAAACACCGGTCTCACTGAAATTTATTTTACCAGGCTCTCTTATTTCGACCTGCTGACCTTCACGATCCATATTCTGCTCGCAGCAGCGATCTTCTTTATTTGCGGACTATGGTCCTACATGCTGAACAAATTTTATAAAATGCATATTGACCAGACCATGCAGATGGCTGAGCTGCAAAAAGAAGTACAACTTTCACTGGTGCGTAAACAGAATGAAGAAATTCAGAAAAGAGCAAACGACCGCCTTCGCCAAAGTAATGCAGAATTAGAAAAAGCACGTCAGGAAGCCGATAAAGCCAACCAGGCGAAAAGTGTTTTCCTCGCTACGATGAGCCACGAAATACGCACACCGATGAACGGCGTAATCGGAATGGCGGCCCTGCTGCAGGAAACGAAACTGTCGGAAGAACAGCGCATGTTTACTGAAACAATCGCTACCTGCGGAGAAACGCTTATCAACGTGATCAACGATATTCTTGATTTTTCAAAGATCGAATCCGGCAACCTTGAACTTGAAAACGAGGACTTCAACCTGCGGCAAAATATTGAGGACGTACTGGATATTTTTGGAGGAAAAGCCGCCAAACTCGGCCTTGACCTTGTATACCAGATTGATGAACATATTCCAGCGCAGGTAGTCGGTGACCAGCTTCGGCTGCGGCAGATCCTGATCAATCTGATAGGTAATGCGATGAAATTTACCGAACAGGGCGAGGTTTGCGTTTTTGTAACCCAGGAAAAAACAGGCGCCGACGGCAGCCTGCAATTGCGGTTTGATGTGCGCGACACAGGAATAGGCATTTCCAAAGACAAAATGAACCGGCTTTTTAAAGCATTTTCACAAGTCGATTCTTCAACCACCCGCAAATACGGCGGTTCCGGGCTGGGACTCGCTATTTCTGAAAAACTTGTAAAGTTAATGGGGGGCGAAATCATGGTGACCAGCGAAATTGACAAGGGATCCACATTCTCATTTACTTTCAAAACCACGGAGGGCACCAGGGAACTCCCGTCTTACACTGACCACGATATGGACGAGCATCGGGGTAAAAAGGTACTTTTGGTAGATGACAATGCGACCAACCTGGCCATACTGAAACGCCAGATGCAGAACTGGAAACTGGAACCGATGCTTGCAGCCTCCGGCGCTGAGGCACTGGAAATACTATTCAGTAACCAGGAAATCGATCTGGTGATCACCGATATGCAGATGCCGGCCATGGATGGCGTTACGCTGGGAGCAAATATCCGTCGTTATACGCCCGAAACACCTATTATCCTGCTTAGTTCTATTGGGGAAGAATTAAAAGACAAGCACCGGCAGCTATTCTCTTCCGTGCTCTCGAAGCCAATCCGTCAGCACATTCTGAGCACCCACATCATGAATGCGTTGCAGAAAAAATTCCTTCAGAAAACGGAACACGCGACGCAAAACAAGCTTTCAACTGAATTCTCGAAACGCTATCCGCTGGAAATGCTGGTGGCGGAAGACAACAAGATCAATCAGCACGTGATTGTCCGGATCCTGCAAAAGCTGGGCTACGAACCCGACATCGCCAAAGACGGACAGGAAGCTTTGCAAGCATCCAATCACAAAAACTATGATCTCATTCTGATGGATATGCAAATGCCGGTCATGGACGGAATCGAAGCGACGCACCTGATACGCAAAACTCTTGTACATCAGCCAGTTATAGTCGCTCTGACTGCCAATGCACTGGAAGGGACACAGCAGCAATGCCTGGACGCCGGTATGGACGATTACCTCAGCAAGCCAATCAAATTGGAGGAGCTGATGTCTAAAATCAGAAAATGGGCACGTGAGAGTGTGAAAAGCTGA
- a CDS encoding SRPBCC family protein, whose product MKSNVLMNFSIDKENKKIKVEREFDAPVARVWPAWTEKELLDQWWAPKPWKARTKTMDFREGGHWLYAMVGPEGEEHWARADYQKISPLRSFTAKDAFSDADGNVNESMPVSTWENTFKEESSKTLVFVDITFDNVSDMEQQLEMGFKEGFEMGLSNLDELLAAQK is encoded by the coding sequence ATGAAAAGTAATGTTTTGATGAATTTCAGTATCGACAAGGAAAACAAGAAGATTAAAGTAGAAAGGGAATTTGATGCGCCGGTGGCCAGGGTGTGGCCTGCCTGGACTGAAAAAGAACTGCTTGACCAATGGTGGGCGCCCAAACCCTGGAAAGCCAGGACCAAAACAATGGATTTCAGAGAAGGAGGGCACTGGTTATATGCAATGGTAGGTCCCGAAGGTGAAGAACATTGGGCTCGTGCGGATTACCAAAAAATCTCACCGCTCCGGTCATTTACAGCCAAAGACGCATTTTCCGATGCCGATGGAAATGTAAATGAATCTATGCCGGTCTCAACCTGGGAGAATACATTCAAGGAAGAATCGAGCAAGACACTTGTCTTTGTTGATATCACATTTGATAACGTGTCCGATATGGAACAACAGCTGGAAATGGGCTTCAAAGAAGGTTTCGAAATGGGGCTGTCCAACCTGGATGAGTTACTGGCTGCACAGAAGTAA
- a CDS encoding serine hydrolase yields MKLHLPLCALILSIYQISVLAQSPVPSAKIDSVFAEWNKPGMPGAAVGVVHKGKLIYAKGFGEADLETGAKITPETIFHVASVSKQFTDFAIVLLAEQGKLSLDDDIRKHIPEVPDFGKTITIRHLIHHTSGLRDQWNLLAMAGWQLDDVITRQHVFNLVTRQKDLNFEPGSAYAYCNTGYTLLAEVVSRVTKQPFDYWMERNVFKQLGMKNTQFYDNQEKIVKGRAYSFHRTPGTFGPTMFSKSILSYGNVGATSLFTTVNDLALWINNFSSPQVGTRATMKQMLERGRLTKGDTLPYASGLIHGKYKGLDYYGHDGADAGFRAHLSYFPKEDYGFIVLSNQAEFNPPQKAFAVASLYLAPFIKQEKAADKGAVVSKTEVKFDSALFNQYAGSYALTEAPDFVMTFKKEGDKYLTQGTGQPWFPMFPSSDSTFFLKVVDASVTFHRPKQGQVTRITLHQNGNHPATRVESRAPETVSREQFVGRYYSPELETFYHIKLKGDTLKLVHVHHGEADLRVVSKDRLQAPWWWVQQIDMVRDESGSITGMKMTNGRVINLRFQKLPEDFAEKLKASGK; encoded by the coding sequence ATGAAATTACACTTACCACTCTGTGCTTTGATTCTGTCTATATACCAGATTTCTGTTCTGGCGCAAAGTCCCGTGCCGTCGGCAAAAATAGATTCTGTTTTTGCCGAATGGAATAAGCCGGGTATGCCGGGCGCGGCCGTTGGGGTTGTTCATAAAGGTAAGCTCATCTATGCCAAAGGTTTTGGAGAAGCCGATCTCGAAACGGGCGCAAAGATCACACCTGAGACTATTTTTCATGTCGCTTCGGTTTCGAAGCAGTTTACTGATTTTGCCATTGTACTCCTTGCAGAGCAAGGAAAGTTGTCGCTCGACGACGATATCCGCAAGCATATCCCGGAAGTGCCCGACTTTGGAAAAACGATTACGATCCGACACCTCATCCACCACACCAGCGGCTTGCGCGATCAATGGAATTTGCTGGCGATGGCAGGCTGGCAGCTCGACGATGTGATCACCAGGCAACATGTTTTCAATCTCGTCACCCGCCAGAAAGACCTGAATTTTGAGCCGGGTTCAGCTTACGCCTATTGTAATACGGGCTACACGCTGCTGGCGGAAGTTGTAAGCCGGGTTACCAAACAACCTTTTGACTATTGGATGGAGCGCAACGTTTTCAAACAGCTGGGCATGAAGAATACCCAGTTTTACGACAACCAGGAAAAGATCGTGAAAGGCCGGGCCTATTCTTTTCACCGTACCCCCGGCACTTTCGGGCCGACGATGTTCAGCAAAAGCATACTGAGCTACGGAAATGTAGGTGCGACCAGCTTATTTACAACCGTTAATGATCTGGCATTGTGGATCAACAATTTCAGTTCGCCACAGGTAGGGACAAGAGCTACAATGAAACAAATGCTGGAACGGGGCAGGCTAACAAAGGGCGATACATTACCTTATGCTTCGGGACTAATCCATGGCAAGTATAAAGGACTGGATTACTATGGCCACGATGGCGCTGATGCCGGCTTTCGGGCGCATTTATCCTACTTTCCAAAAGAAGATTACGGATTTATCGTATTGAGTAACCAGGCAGAATTTAACCCGCCACAAAAGGCATTTGCGGTCGCAAGCCTATATCTTGCTCCGTTCATTAAGCAAGAAAAGGCTGCTGATAAGGGTGCGGTTGTTTCAAAAACAGAGGTCAAATTTGACTCCGCATTATTCAACCAATATGCCGGTTCTTATGCATTGACGGAAGCGCCCGATTTCGTGATGACTTTTAAAAAAGAGGGCGATAAATATTTAACCCAGGGTACCGGGCAGCCATGGTTTCCAATGTTTCCTTCCTCCGATTCAACCTTTTTTCTGAAAGTAGTGGACGCTTCGGTTACTTTTCACCGGCCAAAACAAGGTCAGGTGACTCGCATTACGCTGCATCAGAATGGAAATCACCCCGCTACCCGCGTGGAGTCGCGAGCTCCGGAAACGGTTTCCCGCGAACAGTTTGTAGGAAGATATTATAGCCCGGAGCTTGAAACATTTTACCACATTAAGTTAAAAGGAGATACACTCAAACTGGTACATGTTCATCACGGGGAAGCGGATTTGAGGGTTGTGAGTAAAGATCGTCTGCAGGCTCCCTGGTGGTGGGTCCAGCAGATCGATATGGTAAGGGACGAATCAGGCAGCATTACCGGAATGAAAATGACAAATGGCCGGGTCATTAACCTGCGTTTTCAAAAGTTACCTGAGGATTTCGCTGAAAAATTAAAAGCCTCCGGAAAATGA
- a CDS encoding TlpA family protein disulfide reductase: MIRIALVTAWLSFLLSMVGALFWYHDWVYQLPTPVPRDYVPVATGTKINLDQKLPNHDGKPVLLHFYNPDCPCSRFNKSHFQSLVRSFSGDVRFMVVVLSDKKFTVDDIQDKIGLDIPVSFDQSLATQCGVYSTPQAALIDTDHRLYYRGNYNASRYCTDEQTAFAKIALEGLLQNESLPILDRKALTSYGCTMPVCKN; the protein is encoded by the coding sequence ATGATTAGAATAGCCCTGGTAACCGCCTGGCTCTCATTTTTGCTATCCATGGTCGGAGCGTTGTTCTGGTATCATGATTGGGTATATCAACTTCCCACGCCGGTACCCCGAGATTACGTGCCCGTAGCAACGGGGACGAAAATCAATCTGGACCAAAAGCTGCCAAATCACGACGGGAAGCCTGTCTTACTGCATTTCTATAATCCGGATTGTCCTTGCTCGCGGTTTAATAAAAGCCACTTTCAATCGCTTGTCCGCTCTTTCAGCGGCGACGTAAGGTTTATGGTAGTGGTACTTTCTGACAAAAAATTCACTGTCGACGACATTCAGGACAAGATCGGTCTGGACATTCCGGTCAGTTTCGACCAGTCGCTCGCCACCCAATGCGGCGTGTATTCAACGCCTCAGGCTGCACTGATTGACACAGATCATAGGTTATATTATCGCGGCAATTACAACGCCAGCCGCTACTGTACGGACGAACAAACTGCTTTCGCAAAAATTGCCCTGGAAGGTCTTCTCCAAAATGAGTCGTTGCCAATCCTGGACAGGAAGGCACTTACGTCCTACGGATGCACCATGCCGGTCTGCAAAAATTAA